The Microcoleus sp. FACHB-831 sequence TCTTCAAAGTAAGCAGTACAGTTATCTTTGCTGCCAAAAGTATCGCTCCAATAATCATCTACTGGATGACATACCCGCAGCTTGCGGCTAATCTTTGCACAAAACCACTGTAAAAGTTGATTCAGATTAGTAAAAACTGCTGTATCTGCGTGCTGAAAACTCAGGGGTACGGTGCGATAACCCTGTTCTCTTGCTTGATAGAGAATCCTTGCCATGAGGGAAGTTTTTCCCATCTGTCTGGGTGCTTTGATACGAATCAACGCCCCAGGCTGCATAATTTCTCTGTAACATTGAGATTCGTAAGGCAATCGCTCGACATAAAAAGCAGAAGCAAGACGGACTTGGCCGTTTGGCAACTCTGGTTCTGCCACTGGCAACGGGGATGGAATTTTAGATTTGGGATTTTCCGTTTTGGAATGTTGATGATCCATATTCCAAATTCCTAATTCCCAATTTCCAATTCCCCATTCACCATTACTAGCCAACAAATTTAAAATTTCTTGTACTAAAATTGGCGTGTCAGTTGGCGATTTCCACTCGCGCTGCCCAATTCCATCGAGGTAGCCGCGCAGGTCGTGGTTGAGGGGCATACTTAGGGAACAATTAACGCGAATAGGCAGCACTAAGGGCTTATGCTGCGTGGAGCGCAACTCAAATGCTCGCCTTAGCTCCTCAATGACTAATTCACTTACAGCAGCTTGCGGGGAAAGTAATAGCAAAAAGTAGTCGCATTGTTTTAATTGAGAATCTATGTGAGCAGGCCAATCTTCTGTCATGCTCATACTTTCCTCAAACATAAATGCGTGGTATCCAGAAGCATTTATGCTTTCATAAAACTTGTGGGCGATAGTTTTGTCTGGCTCTTGGGCGCGGTACGAGATAAAAACTTTGGGATGCTTAAGGAGCGATCGCTCTATAGCTCCCCTAATATTTTTCTTTGTAACTTTTTCGCCTAATGCGCTTGACAGCTTCTTCCATAACTTATACCCAACATCTTTCTCTATATACTGAGGGTTAAGAGGGTAAATTTCCTCGTAAGTCTGCCCTTGCCAAGAACCGATAAATACTTCTCTTTCCAGATCGTTTAGATGCTTACCTGTCTTAGCAGAAGCTAATTTATCTGCCAATTCTAATGCCTCTTTTACGTCCATATCTAACTAAATTTGGATAAATTTTTCTTTAAATACTCCAGTTATTCGTAAATTTACTGAAGTATTAAGCTGCGTGGTAGTTGTTATTATAGTAGCAACGACCGCGACCAGCCAGAGTGTTAGGGCGATCGCTACTGCCCCTACTGGCAAGCCGGGAAGTTCCCTCCCCGCCTCCCATACACCCTCTGTCGCTACGTGCCGACAGTGTTGAAAAGCAAATTTACTGAGCTTTCCTGGGGTTTCCTGAGCTTTTAAATTCCGCGATCGCTCTGAGTTATTCACGTATCAGTGAAATCCATGAGCTTTCCTGGTTCCTATATATTAAAACCTAAGTGATACTACTAATATAACTCTCAAGCGATCGCTGTTTTAGTAGCTGTAACCGCTTGATTAACATCTAATATTTTCAGGGGAGTGACTTTATGCAAATAACTATGTTAAAAAAAATATTGATAGCAAATTTGTATATTCCGGGCAACGCTTTAATTTAGTGTCTTAATAAATCAAGTTTACTTGCCAGTCTTTGAGCGCAAGTCGTACATCTATAGATTTGGTCAGAGGAGCAAAGATGTTTAACCCCACAGAAGTCCTGATCGATAACTTTGTTGAGTGCCTAAAAAATGGCTACCGCCGCAATTATGGCGGACTCCGACCAGACTATGCAGACATCATCGGCTGGGCAGGAAACATGGCTCTAGAAAATATCGCCAACAGCGATGCTTTGTATCACAACATCGAGCATACAATTTTTGTCACCTTAGTAGGACAGGAAATTCTACGGGGCAAACACATCCGCGAGGGTGGTGTTTCCTGCGAAGACTGGTTGCACTGCATGATTTCTTTGTTGTGCCATGATATCGGGTATGTAAAAGGCGTTTGTAAGCAAGACCAAGTATCAATTGGATTGTATGCTAAAGGTCTAGACAATGCGATGATTTTACTGCCTGTTGGCTGTACAGATGCCAGCTTAACTCCTTATCATGTCGATCGGGGCAAACTGTTTATCGATGAGCGTTTTGGCGGTCACAAATTAATTGATGCCGAAGTAATTAAGCGCAACATTGAACTAACTCGTTTTCCCGCGCCAGCAGATAAGGATCACCAAGACACTATTAACTATCCCGGCTTAGTTCGCGCCGCCGATTTGATTGGTCAACTCAGCGATCCGCGCTACTTACAAAAAATTAGTGCTTTGTTCTACGAATTTGAAGAAACGGGGATTAATCAAGCGTTGGGCTACCGCACTCCTGGAGACTTGCGGAAGAACTATCCGAAGTTTTACTGGAATGTGATTTATCCCTACATTCAAAATGCATTGCGTTACTTGGAATTGACGCAAGAGGGAAAACAATTTTTGGCTAACCTTTATGCGAATGTGTTTGTGGTGGAACACGAACCAAGAATTTATGCCAATGATAAGGTAACGAACGCGATGCCCGCCGGGGAATTAGTTCACCGCTTTTAAGCTAAACTCCACCCAACTGGACTCTAAAGCAATATTAGGACTTATGTCACCGTCATCAAAGGCGTAAGTCCTATTTTTATTGGGGGAAACTTGAGCGAACCAGCCGGGCGAGGGTGGCTTCCATAAGCGCCCCTGTTTGACCGGAAACGGTGAACACCAGCGCCTCTCGATAAACTCGTTGTGCAGGGTGGTGGCTATAATTAGCAGCGCCACTGGAAACGGTCACTGCTGCATGGGCACACCGCACCGCTAAGTCAATCGCCCAGGCTCTTAGTTGCAGTTGTTCTGCTAGAGATGCCCTAGATTGTTGTTGCGATTTCCTAATAGCAATGCTACAGTTAATAACTTCCTCGTCTAGTAATTTAAAAGCAGATATGAGGAAAGGTTGCGATTTTTTATATGAAGCTGCTGATAAGATATCAAGTCCCGCCCTCGCGCATCCCAATGCTAAAGAAGTTGGACGCAAGACATTATTTTTGTCGTTTTCGTGAATCCAACCCGCAGGCTTAATAGAAATTACGCGATCGCTAGGTAATAACCAATTACTTAGCTGGGCGGTGACAGTATTGGTAGATGCGATCGCTGCCAGTTCCATTGGCTTGCTAAATCTAATTGCACCCCCCGCTTCTTGATATATTTCCACAAACGGCAAGAGGCCAAAAATCGCTCGACCATCTGGCAACTCAGCAGCAACAATAAATTCTTGAAACAAGCCAAATCCTGTCACCCAAGGCACTTGTCCATCTAGCTGATATCCCCCATCGACAGCAACAGCTAAAATAGGTTGTTCTCCTTCGCGCCGCAAATGCGAGAAGCCAACGCCTACTAAAATCTCACCCTTACCCAGATAGGGAAGATACTCTTGTTTAAGAGAAGAATTA is a genomic window containing:
- a CDS encoding AAA-like domain-containing protein, which translates into the protein MDVKEALELADKLASAKTGKHLNDLEREVFIGSWQGQTYEEIYPLNPQYIEKDVGYKLWKKLSSALGEKVTKKNIRGAIERSLLKHPKVFISYRAQEPDKTIAHKFYESINASGYHAFMFEESMSMTEDWPAHIDSQLKQCDYFLLLLSPQAAVSELVIEELRRAFELRSTQHKPLVLPIRVNCSLSMPLNHDLRGYLDGIGQREWKSPTDTPILVQEILNLLASNGEWGIGNWELGIWNMDHQHSKTENPKSKIPSPLPVAEPELPNGQVRLASAFYVERLPYESQCYREIMQPGALIRIKAPRQMGKTSLMARILYQAREQGYRTVPLSFQHADTAVFTNLNQLLQWFCAKISRKLRVCHPVDDYWSDTFGSKDNCTAYFEDYLLSGADSPLVLGLDEVDRVFQYPKVADDFFGLLRAWYEEAGYGDGNSDLWEKLRLVVVHSTEVYIPLNVNQSPFNVGLPIELPEFNAEQVQDLTQRHGLNWNASQVKQLMTLVGGHPYLVRLALYHIAQQEMTLDQLLEIAPTEAGLYDDHLRRHLWNLQQNPELAVAFAKVVTSDKPVELESVPAFKLHSMGLVQMQGNYVTPRFDLYRQYFRDRVGSPKSIA
- a CDS encoding Npun_R2479 family HD domain-containing metalloprotein; the protein is MFNPTEVLIDNFVECLKNGYRRNYGGLRPDYADIIGWAGNMALENIANSDALYHNIEHTIFVTLVGQEILRGKHIREGGVSCEDWLHCMISLLCHDIGYVKGVCKQDQVSIGLYAKGLDNAMILLPVGCTDASLTPYHVDRGKLFIDERFGGHKLIDAEVIKRNIELTRFPAPADKDHQDTINYPGLVRAADLIGQLSDPRYLQKISALFYEFEETGINQALGYRTPGDLRKNYPKFYWNVIYPYIQNALRYLELTQEGKQFLANLYANVFVVEHEPRIYANDKVTNAMPAGELVHRF
- a CDS encoding acyl-CoA dehydrogenase family protein encodes the protein MDNQQHLLDKVEFYLQNSVAPHAAEIDNNPEALGTALKGLGELNLLALRVPKEWGGAEVSDETFQNFQELVARYSGALAFLQTQHQSAAGMLVQSDNSSLKQEYLPYLGKGEILVGVGFSHLRREGEQPILAVAVDGGYQLDGQVPWVTGFGLFQEFIVAAELPDGRAIFGLLPFVEIYQEAGGAIRFSKPMELAAIASTNTVTAQLSNWLLPSDRVISIKPAGWIHENDKNNVLRPTSLALGCARAGLDILSAASYKKSQPFLISAFKLLDEEVINCSIAIRKSQQQSRASLAEQLQLRAWAIDLAVRCAHAAVTVSSGAANYSHHPAQRVYREALVFTVSGQTGALMEATLARLVRSSFPQ